Proteins co-encoded in one Rudaeicoccus suwonensis genomic window:
- a CDS encoding metallopeptidase family protein — protein sequence MTLHMSAAEFDHAVDDAMASIPEDLLKQLDNVAVLIQDEPDADMPGAPHLLGLYVGVPLTQRSSGYGFGNLPDRIYIFKGPLSRQAHNRTELLRQIRVTVVHEIGHYFGIDDARLHELGWG from the coding sequence ATGACACTGCACATGTCCGCCGCTGAATTCGACCACGCTGTCGACGACGCGATGGCCAGCATCCCCGAAGACCTGCTGAAGCAGCTCGACAATGTGGCCGTCCTGATCCAGGACGAACCCGATGCCGACATGCCGGGTGCACCCCACCTGCTCGGACTGTATGTCGGTGTCCCGTTGACGCAGAGGTCGTCCGGATACGGTTTCGGTAATCTGCCCGACCGGATCTACATCTTCAAAGGCCCACTCAGTCGGCAGGCCCACAACCGCACTGAACTGCTGCGCCAGATCCGCGTCACCGTTGTGCATGAGATCGGCCACTACTTCGGCATCGACGACGCTCGTCTGCACGAACTCGGCTGGGGCTGA
- a CDS encoding cytochrome b, giving the protein MSSNSGAESLRANDKTGAPSGDGGPIGGVASWVDERTGAAKGVRYLMKKVFPDHWSFMLGEIAMYSLIILLISGTFLTFWFVPSMGETTYTGSYVPLRGVQMSEAFASTVKISMDIRGGLLMRQIHHWAALIFVVSIALHMFRVFFTGAFRKPREINWMIGLILALLAMVEGFIGYSLPDDLLSGTGIRAMQGFILSIPVLGTYISYFLFGGGFPGEDIIPRFFTIHVLLLPAILVGLFTAHIILVMVHKHTQYPGPGRTDKNVVGYPMMPVYAAKAGGFFFVVFGITALIAGLVSINPIWMYGPYEPTMVTAGSQPDWYMGFADGALRLLPGFLEFNLFHRTFSFNIMIGAILLLPILWTIMGAYPFVESWVIGDKREHHILDRPRNAPTRTGLGMAAITFYGILFAACGNDIIAVKFQLSIDDITRSFQVGLIIMPPIVFWVTKRLCLSLQRRDRDLVLHGRESGRIVRTAEGRFFEAHEPLNEYDRWRLVSFEAHEPIALPAGTDENGVRKATARKDRLRARLSHYYFKDRIEPVTPLELAAAHHDGHAHEAIESHPDESESGHMHGGAEELGESHAYGHPSEHQHADRQP; this is encoded by the coding sequence ATGAGCAGCAACTCCGGCGCTGAGTCGCTGCGCGCCAACGACAAGACCGGTGCACCCTCGGGTGACGGCGGTCCCATCGGTGGCGTCGCCAGCTGGGTCGACGAACGCACCGGCGCCGCCAAGGGCGTCCGCTACCTGATGAAGAAGGTCTTCCCCGACCACTGGTCGTTCATGCTGGGTGAGATCGCGATGTACTCGCTGATCATCCTGTTGATCAGCGGGACCTTCCTCACCTTCTGGTTCGTGCCCAGCATGGGCGAGACCACGTACACCGGCTCCTATGTGCCGTTGCGCGGCGTCCAGATGAGTGAGGCCTTCGCCTCGACGGTCAAGATCTCGATGGACATCCGTGGTGGTCTGCTGATGCGGCAGATCCACCACTGGGCGGCATTGATCTTCGTCGTCTCGATCGCGCTGCACATGTTCCGCGTGTTCTTCACCGGCGCTTTCCGCAAGCCGCGCGAGATCAACTGGATGATCGGCCTCATCCTCGCCCTGCTGGCGATGGTCGAGGGCTTCATCGGTTACTCGTTGCCGGACGACCTTCTGTCCGGCACCGGTATCCGCGCCATGCAGGGATTCATCCTGTCCATCCCGGTTCTCGGCACCTACATCAGCTACTTCCTGTTCGGTGGCGGCTTCCCGGGCGAGGACATCATTCCGCGCTTCTTCACCATTCACGTGCTGCTGCTTCCGGCGATCCTGGTCGGCTTGTTCACTGCTCACATCATCCTGGTGATGGTGCACAAGCACACCCAGTACCCCGGCCCCGGCCGCACGGACAAGAACGTCGTCGGCTACCCGATGATGCCGGTGTATGCCGCAAAGGCCGGCGGCTTCTTCTTCGTGGTCTTCGGTATCACCGCGCTGATCGCCGGCTTGGTCTCGATCAACCCGATCTGGATGTACGGCCCCTACGAGCCCACGATGGTGACCGCCGGCTCACAGCCGGACTGGTACATGGGCTTCGCCGACGGTGCGCTCCGACTTCTGCCGGGCTTCCTGGAATTCAACCTGTTCCATCGAACGTTCAGCTTCAACATCATGATCGGCGCAATCCTGCTGTTGCCGATCCTGTGGACGATCATGGGCGCGTATCCGTTCGTCGAATCCTGGGTGATCGGCGACAAGCGTGAGCACCACATTCTCGACCGTCCGCGCAATGCTCCGACCCGCACCGGGCTCGGTATGGCGGCGATCACCTTCTACGGCATCCTGTTTGCTGCCTGCGGCAACGACATCATTGCCGTGAAGTTCCAGTTGTCGATCGACGACATCACCCGAAGTTTCCAAGTCGGGTTGATCATCATGCCGCCGATCGTGTTCTGGGTGACCAAGCGGTTGTGTCTGTCGTTGCAGCGTCGTGACCGCGACCTGGTGCTGCACGGTCGGGAGAGCGGCCGTATCGTCCGCACCGCGGAGGGCCGATTCTTCGAAGCGCACGAGCCGCTCAACGAGTACGACCGTTGGCGTCTGGTGTCGTTCGAGGCGCACGAGCCGATCGCGTTGCCCGCCGGCACGGACGAGAATGGCGTGCGCAAGGCGACCGCTCGCAAGGATCGGCTACGCGCTCGGCTGTCGCACTACTACTTCAAGGATCGCATTGAGCCGGTCACCCCGCTGGAACTGGCCGCTGCCCACCACGACGGTCATGCACACGAGGCGATCGAGTCGCACCCTGACGAATCCGAGTCCGGTCACATGCACGGTGGCGCGGAAGAGCTCGGCGAGAGCCACGCGTACGGTCATCCCAGCGAGCATCAGCACGCCGACCGGCAGCCGTGA